Proteins encoded within one genomic window of Deltaproteobacteria bacterium HGW-Deltaproteobacteria-2:
- a CDS encoding flavoredoxin yields MKKSFGAKTLIYPTPVWLVGTYDKDGKPNAATIAWGGVCSSKPPCMAVSLRSATYTHGNIMERKAFTINVPSASQIEIADFCGIASGRNVDKFSAAKITALKSEKVDAPFIQEFPMILECRLSNFVEIGIHTHFIGEIMDVKIDESMLGEDGLPDILKINPVLYGPEIQSYYNVGKYLGKAFSIGKDLR; encoded by the coding sequence ATGAAGAAGTCTTTTGGCGCTAAAACATTGATTTATCCCACACCAGTATGGTTGGTCGGAACATATGATAAAGACGGCAAGCCCAATGCCGCGACCATTGCCTGGGGAGGAGTATGCAGTTCAAAACCTCCCTGTATGGCGGTATCGTTAAGAAGTGCCACGTATACTCATGGTAATATCATGGAGCGCAAAGCATTTACCATTAATGTACCTTCCGCCTCTCAGATTGAAATTGCCGATTTCTGCGGCATAGCTTCAGGAAGAAATGTTGATAAATTTTCAGCGGCAAAAATCACGGCCTTGAAAAGTGAAAAAGTAGACGCGCCTTTTATTCAGGAATTTCCAATGATTCTGGAATGCAGACTTTCAAATTTCGTTGAAATCGGCATCCATACGCATTTCATCGGCGAGATTATGGATGTCAAGATAGATGAATCAATGCTGGGGGAAGACGGATTGCCGGATATTTTAAAAATAAATCCGGTACTTTACGGACCGGAAATACAATCTTATTATAACGTCGGGAAATATCTGGGAAAAGCTTTTTCTATTGGTAAGGATTTGAGATAG
- a CDS encoding phosphohydrolase has translation MDNIANFLFEVGMLSRTPRSGYQFLGSGTESVAEHILRTVFVGYTLCKMDDSLDESRVLKMCILHDLPEARTGDMNYVNKKYVDVDEDKAVKELTEGLVFGEDIRSAIEEFNAKETKESLIARDADQIALILQLKECGDLGNKYSEEWINYALQRLTTENGKKLSERIIKTDSSHWWFKEKGSWWINGKNG, from the coding sequence ATGGATAATATAGCCAATTTTTTATTTGAAGTCGGAATGCTCAGCAGAACGCCGCGCAGTGGTTATCAGTTTCTGGGCAGCGGCACGGAATCGGTAGCCGAACATATTTTGCGTACAGTGTTTGTCGGTTATACTCTTTGTAAAATGGATGATTCACTCGATGAATCTCGTGTTTTAAAAATGTGCATTCTTCACGATTTACCGGAGGCACGCACCGGTGATATGAACTATGTCAATAAAAAATATGTGGATGTGGATGAAGACAAAGCAGTTAAAGAATTAACGGAAGGTCTTGTTTTCGGCGAAGATATCCGGTCGGCGATCGAAGAGTTCAATGCGAAAGAGACAAAGGAATCCTTGATTGCCCGTGATGCCGATCAGATTGCTCTTATTTTACAATTAAAAGAATGCGGTGACCTGGGGAATAAATATTCGGAAGAGTGGATAAACTATGCCCTACAGAGATTAACTACCGAAAACGGGAAAAAGCTTTCCGAAAGAATTATAAAAACAGATTCCTCGCACTGGTGGTTTAAAGAAAAAGGATCCTGGTGGATTAACGGAAAGAATGGTTAG
- the fusA gene encoding elongation factor G, which yields MAPKSKISRTRNIGIVAHIDAGKTTVTERILFYTGKSYKMGEVHDGEAVMDWMPQEQERGITITSAVTTCAWNNHDIHIIDTPGHVDFTIEVERSLRVLDGAVVVFCAVGCVQPQSETVWHQADKYGVPKIAFINKMDRVGADYFGAIEMMRERFTSIPVAIQIPAGSEDSFQGAIDLINWKMLVWDEATQGSEFSIQEMPEEFADQAKLKREKMIEILADVDDELADKYLDGEEITVAEIKKALRKATISLKIVPVLCGAALRNKGIQPLLDAVIDYLPSPEDIPPVKGINPVTKKEEVRHSSDKEPLAALAFKIMMDEGRKLSYLRIYSGKINVNDEIYNSIKKKKEKIARLLRMHANKRERIEMASAGDIVAVLGLKTTTTGDTLCAEEHPIMLELIEFYEPVISQAIEAKTPADQEKLMVALDKLIEEDPTLRVKYEEETAQTIISGMGELHLEIIVDRLLREFNCHVNVGRPRVVYRETIQKKVEMEGIFEKELGEKKHFGHVRISLTPRKRGVGNEIIINVDDSVIPAEYYDVIQEGIKEAMMNGVLNSYPVMDVGVMVTGGSFKDGESSAQGYKIAAATAFREGCKIADPVMLEPLMMVDIITPSEFMGDVIGDINARRGEIQSVNPKGTVSEIKAKVPLKAMFGYSTDLRSSTQGRAIFSMIFSEYNKA from the coding sequence ATGGCACCAAAATCAAAAATATCCCGCACACGCAATATTGGTATAGTCGCTCACATCGACGCCGGAAAAACAACGGTGACGGAAAGAATTCTTTTTTACACCGGAAAATCTTACAAGATGGGGGAAGTTCATGATGGCGAAGCCGTTATGGATTGGATGCCACAGGAACAGGAAAGAGGCATAACAATCACTTCAGCCGTAACGACTTGCGCGTGGAATAATCATGATATTCATATAATCGATACACCGGGCCATGTTGATTTTACCATTGAAGTAGAACGTTCCCTGCGTGTTTTAGACGGAGCCGTCGTTGTTTTCTGTGCGGTCGGTTGCGTGCAGCCGCAATCGGAAACTGTCTGGCACCAGGCGGATAAGTATGGTGTTCCCAAAATTGCCTTTATCAATAAGATGGATAGGGTAGGTGCGGATTATTTTGGCGCTATCGAAATGATGCGCGAACGTTTTACTTCTATACCAGTCGCTATTCAGATTCCCGCTGGTAGTGAGGACAGTTTCCAGGGAGCAATCGATCTGATTAACTGGAAAATGCTGGTCTGGGACGAGGCAACGCAGGGTAGTGAATTTTCGATTCAGGAAATGCCGGAAGAATTTGCAGATCAGGCTAAGTTAAAGCGGGAAAAGATGATAGAAATTCTGGCCGATGTCGATGATGAACTGGCTGATAAATATCTCGACGGTGAGGAAATTACCGTAGCCGAAATAAAAAAAGCGCTAAGAAAGGCAACGATCTCTTTGAAAATAGTGCCGGTACTATGTGGCGCTGCTCTGCGAAATAAAGGTATTCAACCCCTTCTTGATGCTGTCATTGATTATCTGCCGTCTCCGGAGGATATTCCGCCGGTAAAAGGAATAAATCCTGTTACCAAAAAAGAAGAAGTCAGACATAGCTCCGATAAAGAACCTCTGGCGGCGCTGGCATTTAAAATTATGATGGATGAGGGCCGGAAACTTTCTTACCTGCGTATTTATTCGGGTAAAATCAATGTTAATGATGAAATATATAATTCGATAAAGAAGAAGAAAGAGAAAATCGCCCGCCTGTTACGGATGCATGCCAATAAACGGGAAAGAATTGAGATGGCCTCGGCTGGAGACATAGTTGCCGTTTTGGGTTTAAAAACGACAACTACAGGTGACACCCTCTGCGCGGAAGAGCACCCGATTATGCTGGAGTTGATTGAATTTTACGAGCCGGTAATCAGTCAGGCCATTGAAGCTAAAACTCCGGCTGATCAGGAAAAGCTGATGGTGGCGCTGGATAAACTGATAGAAGAAGATCCGACATTAAGAGTAAAATATGAAGAGGAAACCGCGCAAACGATAATTTCCGGAATGGGAGAACTGCATCTGGAAATTATTGTTGATCGCCTGCTGCGAGAATTCAACTGCCATGTCAATGTCGGCAGGCCTAGAGTCGTATATCGTGAAACCATTCAAAAGAAAGTCGAAATGGAAGGAATATTTGAAAAGGAATTGGGCGAAAAGAAACATTTCGGCCATGTGCGAATTTCTTTAACTCCGCGTAAGAGAGGCGTGGGGAATGAAATAATTATTAATGTTGATGACAGCGTTATTCCCGCGGAATATTACGATGTGATTCAAGAAGGAATAAAAGAAGCAATGATGAATGGAGTATTAAACAGCTATCCTGTAATGGACGTCGGAGTAATGGTAACCGGCGGTTCTTTTAAGGACGGCGAATCTTCAGCGCAGGGTTATAAAATTGCGGCAGCAACAGCTTTCCGTGAAGGATGCAAAATTGCAGATCCGGTTATGCTCGAGCCGCTGATGATGGTTGATATTATTACACCCAGTGAATTTATGGGTGATGTTATCGGCGATATAAATGCCCGCAGAGGTGAAATTCAATCCGTTAATCCCAAAGGAACAGTAAGCGAAATTAAAGCTAAAGTGCCCCTGAAAGCCATGTTTGGTTATTCTACTGATCTTAGATCTTCCACTCAGGGTCGGGCGATTTTTTCCATGATTTTTTCAGAATACAACAAGGCATGA
- a CDS encoding lytic transglycosylase: protein MKYLYQLIRLILIVTIITSVVITAEAQTGWQQSSGQWLIEALKFKEPLVFCNELVPLNETDVKERLERELLVSLSNSDDVILWLKRANRYFPHIEKVLKDSSLPDDLKYIVIAESHLKSSATSGKGAAGFWQFIESTGSRYGMTINKDTDERRNLFTSTQAAITYLKELYSLFGSWTLAAAAYNMGEDGLRTEMLMQKVNNYYHLYLNQETQRYVFKILAAKLIISNPEKYGFHLNEDDLYKPVQFDRVEINVNQPVPLHIIAQAANTYFKEIKDLNPHVKNYYLAIGKHNLFIPKGAASGFSERYENLLKQWNNEKVKSVYTVKKGENLSSIAKRFNVSVKAIMNWNDISSAKSISSGDKLFIFSDAKPKEETNNAVKDETENPVLQLP, encoded by the coding sequence TTGAAATATTTGTATCAATTAATCAGATTAATTCTTATAGTTACAATAATAACCAGCGTTGTAATTACAGCAGAAGCACAAACCGGATGGCAGCAATCCTCCGGACAATGGCTCATTGAAGCGCTTAAATTCAAAGAGCCTCTTGTCTTTTGCAACGAGCTCGTACCTTTAAACGAAACTGACGTAAAAGAAAGACTGGAGAGAGAATTGCTTGTATCGCTAAGTAATAGCGATGATGTTATTTTGTGGCTGAAACGAGCCAATCGTTATTTCCCTCATATTGAAAAAGTATTGAAGGACAGTTCCCTCCCTGATGATTTGAAATATATTGTTATTGCCGAGAGTCATCTGAAATCATCGGCGACGTCAGGTAAAGGCGCAGCCGGATTCTGGCAGTTTATTGAAAGTACCGGTTCCAGATATGGCATGACAATAAACAAAGATACGGACGAACGCCGCAACTTATTCACTTCTACACAAGCAGCTATTACTTATTTGAAAGAACTTTACTCGCTTTTCGGTTCATGGACACTTGCCGCAGCCGCTTACAATATGGGAGAAGACGGTCTGAGAACAGAAATGCTGATGCAAAAAGTGAACAACTACTATCACCTTTATTTGAATCAGGAAACTCAACGATACGTTTTTAAAATTCTGGCAGCAAAGCTAATTATATCAAATCCGGAGAAATATGGATTCCATTTAAATGAAGATGATCTCTACAAACCTGTGCAGTTCGATCGTGTAGAAATAAACGTAAATCAACCTGTGCCGCTGCATATAATTGCTCAGGCAGCAAATACTTATTTTAAAGAAATAAAGGACCTTAATCCTCATGTCAAAAATTATTATTTAGCGATTGGCAAACACAATCTTTTTATACCAAAGGGCGCTGCCTCCGGATTTTCCGAGAGATATGAAAATCTCCTGAAACAATGGAATAATGAAAAAGTAAAATCTGTTTACACAGTCAAAAAAGGCGAAAACCTATCTTCTATTGCCAAACGTTTTAATGTATCTGTTAAAGCAATTATGAACTGGAACGATATCTCCAGCGCAAAAAGCATTTCATCCGGCGATAAACTTTTTATTTTCTCTGATGCAAAACCCAAAGAAGAAACTAATAATGCCGTTAAAGATGAGACAGAGAATCCTGTTTTGCAGCTTCCCTAG
- the mscL gene encoding large conductance mechanosensitive channel protein MscL (forms homopentamer; channel that opens in response to pressure or hypoosmotic shock), with protein MGMMKEFKEFAVKGNVVDMAVGIIIGAAFGKIVSSFVGDVIMPPIGVLLGGVDFSKLAFTVKEAVGAVPAVVIGYGKFIQTLLDFTIIAFAIFIAIKAINSLKRKEEAAPAEPSAQEKLLVEIRDLLKERK; from the coding sequence ATGGGTATGATGAAAGAATTTAAGGAATTTGCGGTAAAAGGAAATGTTGTTGATATGGCTGTAGGTATTATTATTGGAGCCGCTTTTGGTAAAATCGTTTCATCATTTGTCGGTGATGTGATTATGCCTCCAATCGGAGTACTTTTGGGTGGCGTAGATTTTTCTAAGTTGGCGTTTACTGTCAAGGAAGCTGTGGGAGCAGTTCCAGCTGTAGTCATTGGCTATGGAAAGTTCATCCAGACACTTTTAGATTTTACAATCATTGCATTTGCTATTTTTATCGCCATCAAAGCAATAAATTCTCTTAAACGAAAAGAGGAAGCCGCACCGGCAGAACCATCGGCTCAGGAAAAATTACTTGTTGAAATACGTGATTTACTGAAAGAGCGTAAGTAA
- a CDS encoding tRNA 4-thiouridine(8) synthase ThiI: protein MVKAIALFSGGLDSMLAAELIRRLKIDVLGLTFTTPFFDAQKACYAASVLNLPLVVEDITTPHLKMLKSPRYGYGKNMNPCIDCHTLMLQIAGERMKNTGFDFIITGEVLGQRPMSQNKQSLYIVAKNSGYSDYILRPLSAQLLDPIKAERDKIIDRSQLLAIQGRGRKCQIKLAADFGIADYAPPAGGCLLTDPMFTRRLHDLFSHQENHDIHDLHLLKYGRHFRADDQGKIIVGRNNSDNENLRKLSTDDDIVLFIADFPGPHVVIPHGIITLLPLAAALCVRYSDAPSDRETNVIYQHKNLSNTIKAKAAVREDCERWVI, encoded by the coding sequence ATGGTTAAAGCTATTGCCCTTTTCTCCGGCGGATTAGACAGCATGCTGGCTGCTGAGCTAATCCGCAGGCTCAAGATTGACGTTCTTGGTCTGACATTTACAACCCCTTTTTTTGACGCTCAAAAAGCATGTTACGCCGCAAGTGTATTAAATCTACCTCTGGTTGTTGAAGATATTACAACTCCACATCTTAAGATGCTTAAATCTCCGCGCTATGGCTATGGTAAAAACATGAATCCCTGCATTGATTGTCATACACTTATGCTTCAAATAGCCGGGGAAAGAATGAAAAATACCGGTTTTGATTTTATTATTACAGGAGAGGTTCTCGGTCAACGTCCAATGTCACAAAACAAACAATCTCTTTATATTGTAGCCAAAAATTCAGGCTATTCGGATTACATTTTACGTCCGTTGAGCGCCCAGCTTCTTGACCCGATCAAAGCGGAAAGAGATAAAATAATTGATCGATCTCAATTACTTGCTATTCAGGGACGCGGCCGCAAATGTCAAATAAAATTAGCTGCCGATTTCGGGATTGCAGATTATGCACCGCCTGCCGGAGGATGCCTGCTTACTGATCCCATGTTCACGCGCCGTCTGCACGATTTATTTTCTCATCAGGAAAACCATGATATTCATGATCTACACTTGTTAAAATACGGACGTCATTTTCGCGCAGACGACCAGGGTAAAATTATTGTCGGCCGCAATAATTCAGATAATGAAAACTTGCGTAAACTTTCGACTGATGATGATATTGTTTTGTTTATTGCCGACTTTCCCGGACCCCACGTCGTAATACCTCACGGAATCATTACCCTGCTTCCTCTTGCCGCCGCACTCTGCGTTCGCTATAGTGATGCTCCCTCTGATCGCGAAACAAATGTAATTTATCAACACAAGAATTTATCAAATACCATAAAGGCCAAAGCGGCGGTAAGAGAAGATTGCGAAAGATGGGTTATATAA
- a CDS encoding DUF4301 domain-containing protein has protein sequence MKNVMEYKPNLLFFPKDIKKIKSLGLDLNIIEKQLALYRHGSTFLKLKRPCNVKDGILSFKPAQIKKLVSFYEKESGKYKLIKFVPASGAASRMFAGWFSALDAGGFSSPAINKSFLLTLKKYPFYDLIKQNKRAAKFIEQKNIGNLLDYILTKQGLNFGWLPKALIPFHRYTAAEIRTALEEHLFEAAQYVRSAGDLCHLHFTISQEHKNNITKKIKAVKPRYEKLCRIKYKIMSSVQSPSTSMLAVAENNMPLRDAAGNLIFRPGGHGALLKNLQNLDADFIFIKNIDNVVPENNLKKILPYKKMLGGLALQIQQEIFAFLRKMEDEEIGSGQINEIKNYCSRRLNITFPRSLSKQSLKSQRNIIFSSLDRPLRICAIVRNEGEPGGAPFWVEERDGNQTLQIVESGHVDKSNSKQVTIWSTAQYFNPVDMVCCTKNYKGKKFNLDNYVNNDAYLITIKNEKGRSLKALELPGLWNGAMAYWNTVFVELPIIVFNPVKTVNDLLRPEHLIK, from the coding sequence ATGAAGAACGTCATGGAATACAAGCCTAATTTATTATTCTTCCCCAAAGATATTAAAAAAATAAAAAGTTTGGGATTAGATTTAAACATTATAGAAAAACAACTGGCTTTGTACAGGCATGGTTCAACATTTTTAAAATTAAAAAGGCCGTGCAATGTTAAGGATGGGATCTTATCCTTTAAGCCAGCGCAAATAAAAAAACTTGTTTCTTTTTATGAGAAAGAATCGGGAAAATATAAGTTGATAAAATTTGTGCCGGCTTCCGGTGCCGCCAGTCGCATGTTTGCCGGATGGTTTTCAGCTCTGGATGCGGGAGGATTTAGCTCTCCGGCAATCAATAAATCATTTTTGCTTACTCTGAAAAAGTATCCTTTTTATGATCTGATCAAACAAAATAAACGTGCTGCAAAATTCATTGAACAAAAAAATATCGGCAATTTACTTGATTATATTTTGACGAAACAAGGATTAAATTTTGGCTGGCTGCCTAAGGCGTTGATTCCTTTTCATCGTTATACCGCGGCAGAGATTCGTACAGCGTTGGAAGAACATTTATTTGAAGCTGCTCAATATGTCCGTAGTGCAGGAGATCTATGCCATTTGCATTTTACAATTTCTCAAGAACATAAAAATAATATTACTAAAAAAATAAAGGCTGTAAAGCCGAGGTATGAAAAACTTTGCCGGATAAAATATAAAATAATGTCATCAGTTCAGTCGCCATCGACTAGTATGCTGGCAGTTGCTGAAAATAATATGCCGTTACGGGATGCCGCAGGTAATCTAATATTTCGACCGGGCGGCCATGGAGCTTTGCTTAAAAATTTACAGAATCTTGATGCTGATTTCATCTTCATAAAGAACATTGATAACGTTGTGCCGGAAAATAATTTAAAGAAAATTCTTCCCTATAAAAAAATGTTGGGAGGACTGGCCCTGCAGATTCAGCAGGAAATATTTGCATTTTTGCGTAAGATGGAAGATGAGGAAATTGGTTCCGGACAAATTAATGAAATCAAAAATTATTGTTCCCGGAGGCTCAATATAACATTTCCCCGCAGTTTATCGAAGCAGTCATTGAAGAGTCAAAGAAACATCATATTTTCTTCATTGGATCGGCCACTACGTATCTGCGCGATAGTGAGAAATGAAGGTGAGCCGGGTGGCGCTCCGTTCTGGGTTGAAGAACGCGATGGCAATCAAACTTTGCAGATTGTTGAAAGCGGGCATGTGGATAAAAGTAATAGTAAGCAGGTGACCATCTGGTCCACCGCACAATATTTCAATCCGGTGGATATGGTCTGCTGCACGAAAAATTATAAAGGAAAGAAATTCAATCTGGATAATTATGTAAATAATGATGCTTATTTAATTACCATTAAGAATGAAAAGGGGCGCTCTCTTAAAGCTCTGGAATTACCAGGTCTCTGGAATGGTGCCATGGCTTACTGGAATACTGTTTTTGTGGAACTTCCCATAATAGTCTTCAATCCGGTGAAAACAGTTAATGATCTTCTACGTCCAGAACATTTAATCAAATAA
- a CDS encoding DUF1385 domain-containing protein produces MTDKPKSEDIAGGQALIEGVMMRHGNRIAAAVRRPDKEIVFQEREYIPLTKRYKILGWMFIRGTITLFEMMIVGIKCLMFSAEVALSEEEKKPKGWEMYLSFIISFTVAIFFFVVVPAFFFTKIKIFVSNLILLNILEGCVRLGIFLCFLSATLLMKDMRRTYMYHGAEHKTVFAWEHGQELTVENVKRFSTRHPRCGTSFILFVMIVSILVFSLLGRPDFLHRVLYKILLLPVVAGISYEAIRFTGKYSHSKLVQLLSWPGLILQKITTREPSDDQIEVAIAAMKKVI; encoded by the coding sequence ATGACAGACAAACCAAAATCTGAAGACATAGCCGGTGGACAAGCGCTTATCGAAGGCGTTATGATGCGTCACGGCAACAGAATTGCAGCAGCAGTAAGAAGACCGGATAAAGAAATTGTTTTTCAGGAACGAGAATATATCCCCCTGACCAAACGCTATAAAATATTAGGATGGATGTTTATCCGAGGGACAATCACTTTATTTGAAATGATGATTGTTGGAATAAAGTGTCTTATGTTTTCTGCAGAAGTCGCCTTGTCGGAAGAAGAAAAAAAACCCAAAGGATGGGAAATGTATCTTTCCTTTATTATCAGTTTCACTGTGGCCATTTTTTTCTTTGTTGTCGTACCGGCATTTTTCTTTACTAAAATTAAAATCTTCGTTTCTAATTTAATTCTTCTGAATATTTTAGAAGGTTGCGTTCGACTGGGTATTTTTCTTTGTTTTCTTTCCGCCACACTCTTAATGAAAGATATGCGACGGACATACATGTACCATGGAGCGGAACATAAAACTGTATTTGCCTGGGAGCATGGTCAGGAACTGACCGTGGAAAATGTCAAAAGATTCTCTACACGTCATCCCCGTTGCGGAACGAGCTTTATTCTTTTTGTGATGATTGTTTCCATATTAGTCTTTTCTCTACTAGGACGTCCGGATTTCCTGCACAGAGTACTCTACAAAATCCTGCTCCTTCCTGTTGTTGCCGGTATTTCTTACGAAGCAATCCGGTTTACCGGTAAATACAGCCATTCAAAACTTGTACAACTGCTGAGTTGGCCTGGACTAATACTGCAAAAGATTACAACAAGAGAGCCTTCCGATGATCAAATTGAAGTAGCTATCGCGGCCATGAAAAAAGTAATTTAA
- a CDS encoding rubrerythrin family protein has product MAKSIKGTKTEKNLLASFAGESQARNRYTFFASAAKKEGLEQISRIFLETAENEKEHAKVFFKYLEGGEVEITAAYPAGIIGDTKSNLEAAAAGENMEWTILYAEAAKVAKKEGFPEVARSFEQISKVEMFHEKRYRKLVENITKREVFKKKATTKWHCINCGYVHEGPEAPKECPACKHPQSYYEVLAENY; this is encoded by the coding sequence ATGGCTAAATCAATAAAAGGAACAAAAACAGAAAAAAATTTACTGGCATCATTTGCCGGAGAGTCACAGGCAAGAAATCGTTACACCTTCTTTGCCAGTGCCGCTAAAAAAGAGGGCTTGGAGCAGATTTCACGTATTTTTTTGGAGACCGCGGAAAATGAAAAAGAACACGCTAAAGTGTTTTTTAAATATCTTGAAGGCGGAGAAGTTGAAATTACCGCAGCCTATCCGGCAGGCATAATCGGCGATACCAAGAGCAATCTTGAGGCTGCGGCAGCCGGTGAAAACATGGAATGGACAATCCTGTATGCGGAAGCAGCCAAAGTTGCTAAAAAAGAGGGTTTCCCGGAAGTGGCCCGTTCATTTGAACAAATATCCAAAGTCGAGATGTTTCATGAGAAAAGATATCGTAAACTGGTAGAGAATATTACCAAGAGAGAGGTCTTCAAAAAGAAAGCGACAACTAAGTGGCACTGTATCAATTGCGGTTACGTACATGAAGGACCGGAAGCGCCGAAAGAGTGTCCTGCCTGCAAACATCCACAGTCTTATTATGAGGTTTTGGCGGAAAATTACTAA